The Candidatus Stygibacter australis region ATATTGGGTAATTGTTTCATCTACTGCCATCCCATAAGCATCTATTAATCCTCTAATTCCAAGTTTTACACCACCAAAATATCTTGTAACAATTGCTACAATATTTGTCATTTCATGCTTTCTTAACATGTTCAGCATAGGTTTGCCTGCTGAGCCAGCAGGTTCTCCTGCATCAGAACTATGAGCGTTTTCACCATTACCTCCCACAATATACGCCCAGCAATTGTGATTAGCTGTCTGATATTCTTTGCTGATTTGATGAATGAATTCCTTTGCTGTGATCAATTTCTCGCAATAATGAAGATGGCAGATAAACCGGGAGCGTTTGATCTTGATCTCATGCTGGACATCTTCTTTAACTGAATAAAAGTAAGTCATATCTAAATTTCAATCTCATTATCATCAGTTGCTTTTGTTTCTGAAAATTCCAGCAACTCTCTTAACTGCTCAGAGCTCATATTTTTAATCACATCCTGACCACTTTCAATCAGATTATTGAACATCTCTCTTTTTACCTGCTGCAATTGAAGTATCTTTTCCTCAATTGTTCCTCTTGTGATCGTCTTATAAACCATAACTTTTTGAGTCTGACCAATGCGATGAGCTCTATCAATTGCCTGATTTTCTCCCATAGGATTCCACCAGGGATCCGTGATAATAACCATATCCGCTGCCGTGAGATTCAAGCCATACCCACCTGTTTTCAAGCTAATCAAAAATACTCTCACTTTACTATTATTATTGAAATTCTCAATAATTTTTTGGCGATCACGAGATGATCCGTCCATGTATTCAAAATTAATTTTATCCTTTTTGAGCATCTTCTTCAAAAGTTGCAGCATACCCACAAATTGTGAAAATACCAGAAGTTTATGACCGGAATCCACAGCGTCATTAATTAACTCAGATAAAAGTTCAAGTTTACCTGAGTAGCTAATATCATCCTTGATATCAGAACTTACCAGCATTGGATGATTGCAGATTTGCCGCATTTTAGTAAGAGCAGCCAGAATATGAATAAAACTCCCCTTAACATTGACTTTTTCAGATAAATAGTCCTGCTTCACTTTGTGTAGAATCTGCAAATATAGTTTTTCCTGCAATGGAGATAATTTACAATAGATTGTCTGCACCTGCTTATCCGGCAATTCAATCAGTACTTGCTCCTTTTTACGTCGCAAAATAAAAGGTGAGATCATTAATTTTACTTTTTCCCGAGCCTGTTGATTATTTTCATCTGAATACATTTCCTTGAATTTTGCCTGAGATGGAAGATAGCCCGGCATCAGGAAATCATATAGGGACCAGATCTCAGAAGTGCTATTTTCCACGGGAGTTCCAGTTAAACAAAGTTTGTTTTTAGTATGTAATTTCTTAATTGCCCGAGTTCTTAAAGCAGATACGTTTTTGATATGCTGTGCTTCATCAAGAATTATATAATCAAAATCCAAGCTAGTGAAATATTCAAGATCACTCGGAATGATCGAATATGAGGCAAGAATGATATTAACACGGATGTTTTCCAGTTGTTTCCGGCGTTCCTTCTGAGTTCCCTCGTATATCAGATATCTTAAAAAAGGACAAAACTTCTCTATCTCTGCAGCCCAATTAAAAAGCAGTGTTTTGGGACATACTACCAGTGAAACCGAGTCTCCAGGTAAATCTGCTAAAACTGATAATGCCTGCAGGGTTTTTCCTAACCCCATATCATCTGCTAAAATCCCAGATAAACCATAATGCTGCAGCATCTTAAGCCAGCGAAATCCAGATTTCTGATAAGTTCTCATGACTGGCTGTAGACTTTGAACGGGTTTTTCAACTTTTTCTGTATGCCTTTGTAGAATATCATTTACCATACTGTTTAAAAAACTGTCACCAAGTATCTGAATTCCATCCGTAACCGTTTGCAACTGGTAAATATAGGTAAGATTATAAACTGATAACTTCCAGGACTCTGAGCGATCCTTGCTGCTACGTTTTATCAGGTTTTCCATCTCATTGAAGGCATCTTTATTTTGAAAGTATAATAATCTGCCATCTTCAACTTTTAGATATTTCTCCCTGGTTCGGAAGAATTTCTTCAACTCAGCATGACTGAAAGTGATGTCCTTGTATTGATATTCTACTTCATATTCAAACCATCTTATATCATCACTTTGTCGTGTTTTAATGATTGGTTGAAGGTTGACCTTATAGATAAATTCCTTTTTTAACTCGTCAGTGAGTATCACTTCCCATCCGGGATCCACATGTTCAAACACGGCTTTTTTAAGTTCATCACGAGCCTGTTGACTACTATAAACCAATTCAGAGTGGCTTTCAAGACGGTTTTCATCAGCATTTGGCAGTTTAAGAAAAAACTGCTTTATCCCAAATTTTATTTGTGGAGGGATATAAAACCAGGTTTCATGACCATCCTGATCAAATCGAGCTAATTGAACTGGAATATTTATTACTGACATGGGAATTGTAATTTCATCTGAATATTTCAATTCTCCTCGAATAATTATACTTTCATTTTCCCTTCGAAGATAAAATGC contains the following coding sequences:
- a CDS encoding YigZ family protein gives rise to the protein MTYFYSVKEDVQHEIKIKRSRFICHLHYCEKLITAKEFIHQISKEYQTANHNCWAYIVGGNGENAHSSDAGEPAGSAGKPMLNMLRKHEMTNIVAIVTRYFGGVKLGIRGLIDAYGMAVDETITQYPLIKLVNYKYFKAKIKYDSIDKFKYDISELSAEIYQIDYAAEIDVIIMIEDIMANKLENYLQEMSGKKKITYKCITL
- a CDS encoding DEAD/DEAH box helicase, which codes for MARLFGREFHEHSNSWYYQSSVYKLIRSDLDFKKYLDEQGKVIMEFKTIGEKARLFPINLKITYDLEDKSISNWKCFTCGQPVCRHFLSIIDFAYHNMTVEELMINAVQTYDSELLEYDEYWQQIVLNARIDVSDIYNNQHNKIRFYFTSYQPMKIRLISILVSGGTLKEDDNKYLDSIRKQMLALSQAEIDLIRTLTEHKCSFSRKGNFFTIYKDSFRYFFNLMQNLKGKIYIKETGEHLEFSDDNFRLNFNVYPDGDGEYICKVATAKPLSAVYAGPTTWFFQRNKVAGMQLPFKEEISRIMFAEGYKLQKEDLVYFSSVVARQLGLIKCYIDFDDSIDLPEVYHNFPRIAFYLRRENESIIIRGELKYSDEITIPMSVINIPVQLARFDQDGHETWFYIPPQIKFGIKQFFLKLPNADENRLESHSELVYSSQQARDELKKAVFEHVDPGWEVILTDELKKEFIYKVNLQPIIKTRQSDDIRWFEYEVEYQYKDITFSHAELKKFFRTREKYLKVEDGRLLYFQNKDAFNEMENLIKRSSKDRSESWKLSVYNLTYIYQLQTVTDGIQILGDSFLNSMVNDILQRHTEKVEKPVQSLQPVMRTYQKSGFRWLKMLQHYGLSGILADDMGLGKTLQALSVLADLPGDSVSLVVCPKTLLFNWAAEIEKFCPFLRYLIYEGTQKERRKQLENIRVNIILASYSIIPSDLEYFTSLDFDYIILDEAQHIKNVSALRTRAIKKLHTKNKLCLTGTPVENSTSEIWSLYDFLMPGYLPSQAKFKEMYSDENNQQAREKVKLMISPFILRRKKEQVLIELPDKQVQTIYCKLSPLQEKLYLQILHKVKQDYLSEKVNVKGSFIHILAALTKMRQICNHPMLVSSDIKDDISYSGKLELLSELINDAVDSGHKLLVFSQFVGMLQLLKKMLKKDKINFEYMDGSSRDRQKIIENFNNNSKVRVFLISLKTGGYGLNLTAADMVIITDPWWNPMGENQAIDRAHRIGQTQKVMVYKTITRGTIEEKILQLQQVKREMFNNLIESGQDVIKNMSSEQLRELLEFSETKATDDNEIEI